From Danio rerio strain Tuebingen ecotype United States chromosome 7, GRCz12tu, whole genome shotgun sequence, the proteins below share one genomic window:
- the paqr9 gene encoding membrane progestin receptor epsilon, whose protein sequence is MWSLPLVRHTDVPVRVTESFILSGYRFPNYSLRQCLASAFRPTNETGNFWTHFLPIFVFAFHFMEVFTWEKVPEPSDPFFYPFWNYFLGVLYLLLASSLAHLLNSMSLIIREICFFVDYGTISAYTVGSSLAYFYYIHPQAGIPENGPCGHNSSERKSLNSDEQTWPSESSPTQVQLFFESLYIPSTCLVAIICVLTCCNTRQRWRKYRYAVRTLVFLLPFFVSSTPVFYRLLSLSSNSTSSFSPHLSSTMAAFFYRHCFWLVVSAVFNISKIPERVSPGNFDIWGHSHQWFHCCTFLSILDELHMIKVEIRALLLNPMLLLPPSTPPRLPGPTFWSTYGIMVLLQGCIASIIAWFGWQAYQIYAPEQKKLKCC, encoded by the coding sequence ATGTGGTCACTGCCATTAGTACGTCACACTGACGTTCCAGTGAGAGTGACTGAGAGCTTTATTCTGTCTGGTTATCGCTTCCCCAACTACAGCCTACGGCAGTGCCTAGCATCTGCTTTTCGTCCCACCAATGAGACTGGGAACTTCTGGACGCACTTCCTCCCCATCTTTGTGTTCGCCTTCCACTTTATGGAAGTGTTCACATGGGAGAAAGTGCCAGAACCTAGCGATCCTTTTTTCTACCCCTTCTGGAACTACTTCCTGGGGGTGTTGTACCTGCTGCTAGCCAGCAGCCTGGCTCATCTACTCAACTCCATGTCACTCATCATTCGAgaaatttgtttttttgtggACTACGGGACTATCAGTGCATATACAGTGGGTTCCTCATTGGCGTATTTCTACTACATCCATCCTCAAGCCGGCATACCTGAGAATGGACCTTGTGGACACAACTCTTCTGAAAGAAAGAGCCTGAATTCCGATGAACAGACTTGGCCATCTGAATCTTCTCCCACACAGGTCCAGCTGTTCTTTGAAAGCCTCTACATCCCATCCACCTGTCTGGTTGCCATCATTTGCGTCCTCACCTGCTGCAACACCAGACAGCGTTGGAGAAAATACCGATACGCCGTCCGCACCCTGGTCTTCCTCCTCCCTTTTTTCGTCTCCTCCACTCCTGTCTTCTACCGCCTTCTGAGTCTCTCTTCAAACTCGACATCGTCCTTCTCTCCTCATCTGTCCTCTACCATGGCTGCCTTTTTCTACCGCCACTGCTTTTGGCTGGTGGTATCTGCTGTTTTCAATATCAGTAAGATCCCAGAACGCGTTTCTCCAGGGAACTTTGATATCTGGGGTCACAGTCATCAGTGGTTCCACTGCTGCACCTTCCTGTcgattctggatgagctgcacaTGATCAAGGTGGAGATACGAGCCCTGCTTCTCAACCCAATGCTGTTACTTCCACCTTCTACACCACCCAGGCTCCCAGGGCCAACATTCTGGTCCACCTATGGCATCATGGTGCTCCTGCAGGGGTGCATAGCCAGCATCATAGCTTGGTTTGGCTGGCAGGCATATCAGATCTACGCCCCAGAGCAAAAAAAGCTGAAGTGTTGTTAG